The stretch of DNA CCCAACCGATTGCCTTGGCAACGAAGAATTCGCGGTCGGCCAAGTTCGGCAGGATGCAGTCCACCAGTAGGTCTTTGTCCAGGTCAGACTTGGTGCCGAGCTGGGAGATGATTGCGTAGCGACGAATCCAAAAGTTCTCATCCACCGCCCAGGCGCGCATGAGCGCGTCAGACTCCGCGGGCGCCGAGGCGCGGGCGTAGGGTTGCACCTTAACCAGGGCATCGACCAGGTCCCACCAGGCACCTTCCACCACCAGTTGGCGAATCAGTGGCATCGCATCGAAGGTGACCAGGCGCGCGTAGCGAGGGAGCGCGAGCAGGAAAATCGCAGCGCTGCGCTCATCACGGGACTGCGCGTGGGCCCACGTGTATTCGGTGACCGCCAGCAAATCTGCCAGCCCAGGCCTGCGCCCCAACAACTCGAGCGAGACCGCGTTGACCACCGAACGCAGGTCACCATTGGTAATGCCCAGCATCGGTTCGAGCGTTTTGAGATACGCTTGTTGCCCTTTCGCACGTTCGGGGTCAGCAAAGCGCTGGAATCCAGCGCGAAGCTCAGTCAGAAAAGACTCAGTAGGTGCCATTGTCGGCGAAGTAGGCGGCGGCAAGCTGCATCATTTCTTCAGCCAGCTCCGGGCGGCAAATGAGGACGTCCGGCAGGTAGGTGTCCTTGTTGTTGTAGGTGAGCTCGGAGCCGTCGAGGCGCGAACAGTGCAGGCCAGCAGCGCGGGCAACGCCGACGGGTGCCGCGGAGTCCCACTCGTACTGGCCACCAGCGTGGATGTAGGCGTCTGCGTCGCCAAGAAGCACGTGCATAGCTTTCGCCCCGGCGGAACCCATCGGCGTCAATTCGAAGCCCATGGCATCCGCCACGTGCTGTGCGACCTGCGGGGCGCGGTTGCGGGACACCACGATCTTCCGGGAGAGCGGCCCGGTGACGGCCTTGGATTCCATCGAGGAAAAGACGACACCGAGGTCGGGCAAGCCGACGGCGGCATGGATCGGCTGGCCGTTTTCGACGAGCGCGATGTGCACCGCCCAATCTTGCCGACCCCCGGCGAATTCTTTGGTGCCGTCGAGTGGGTCGATGATCCAGACGCGGTCTTTGCCGAGGCGCTCGGGATTGTCTGCTGCTTCCTCGGACAGCACGCCGTCGTCAGGGCGGTGTTGCGCGAGGACTCGGGCGATCCAGTTCTGGGCGAGGTCGTCGCCGGCGTCGCCGAGGTTGCGGTCGCGAAGCAAACCAACACCGCGCACACCCTTGAGGATTTCGCCGGTGCCGAGGGCGAGACGGTAGGTGAGCCGGGCATCATCAATCTGAGCAGTCATGTGTTTCAGCTTAATGCTTTCAATCAACTCAGGCAGGTCAGGTGCCGGTTCAGTGGCAGGGCGTGGTGCCTGACGAACAGTAGTTTGCAATGATAGAGACATGACCCCTTCCGTCCTCGACCGCTTCCGTCCGCAAGTACGCAGCTGGTTTGAGGACGTCTTCGCCGCCCCAACTCCCGTACAACAACAGGCCTGGGAAGCTATTTCTTCAGGCCAGCACGCCCTCGTGGTAGCCCCTACCGGTTCGGGTAAGACCCTAGCGGCGTTCCTGTGGGCCTTGAACTCCCTGGTCGAGGCCCCCGGTCAGGTGCCCTTGCCACAGCTTGTCGACGCCCCGACGGCCAACTCCAGCCGCGGCAAAGTAAAGGTGCTCTACATCTCTCCACTGAAAGCACTGGGCGTGGATGTGGAAAACAACCTCCGGGCACCCTTGTTGGGGATTCAGCGGACGGCCGAGCGTTTGGGGGTCGACGTGCCGTCGATAAGCGTGGGCGTGCGCTCGGGGGATACCCCAGCTAGCGAACGCAGCAAGCAGCTGCGCAACCCACCGGACATCCTGATCACGACGCCGGAGTCGCTGTACTTGATGCTGACTTCTAAGGCAGCTGCCATCCTGAGCGAGGTGGATACCGTGATCGTCGATGAGATCCAT from Corynebacterium epidermidicanis encodes:
- a CDS encoding DNA alkylation repair protein encodes the protein MAPTESFLTELRAGFQRFADPERAKGQQAYLKTLEPMLGITNGDLRSVVNAVSLELLGRRPGLADLLAVTEYTWAHAQSRDERSAAIFLLALPRYARLVTFDAMPLIRQLVVEGAWWDLVDALVKVQPYARASAPAESDALMRAWAVDENFWIRRYAIISQLGTKSDLDKDLLVDCILPNLADREFFVAKAIGWALRDHARHDPEWVRAFVALHERRMQPLSRREALKHL
- a CDS encoding 3'(2'),5'-bisphosphate nucleotidase CysQ gives rise to the protein MTAQIDDARLTYRLALGTGEILKGVRGVGLLRDRNLGDAGDDLAQNWIARVLAQHRPDDGVLSEEAADNPERLGKDRVWIIDPLDGTKEFAGGRQDWAVHIALVENGQPIHAAVGLPDLGVVFSSMESKAVTGPLSRKIVVSRNRAPQVAQHVADAMGFELTPMGSAGAKAMHVLLGDADAYIHAGGQYEWDSAAPVGVARAAGLHCSRLDGSELTYNNKDTYLPDVLICRPELAEEMMQLAAAYFADNGTY